Proteins found in one Gammaproteobacteria bacterium genomic segment:
- a CDS encoding hypothetical protein (Evidence 5 : Unknown function), which yields MNFIRFLIPAQIYMYGGATGMKKTLPADSVLYKTHKPYQLVGVEDVEASLKDILKNRELIKNANKKDYYEYLQNNPINEQEIFAKTVVNNFDS from the coding sequence ATGAATTTTATCAGATTCCTTATTCCTGCACAGATTTATATGTATGGTGGCGCAACAGGAATGAAAAAGACTTTGCCTGCTGATTCTGTATTATACAAAACTCATAAACCGTATCAATTGGTTGGCGTTGAAGATGTAGAAGCTTCTTTAAAAGATATTTTAAAAAACAGAGAATTAATTAAGAACGCGAATAAAAAAGATTATTATGAGTATTTACAGAATAATCCTATTAATGAGCAGGAGATTTTTGCTAAAACGGTTGTAAATAATTTTGATTCATAG